In the Engystomops pustulosus chromosome 2, aEngPut4.maternal, whole genome shotgun sequence genome, one interval contains:
- the LOC140117036 gene encoding putative nuclease HARBI1: MDMLPILYVAIQNDRIMARQRRRRQRRRPRVFRPRVSFADFTDAEVYQQFRLDRASILSLYEKLEVAIGAKTGRSHAVPGLTKMVSAIYYMANASFQHCIAERFGFSQPTFSRFFHEVVDELFKLCTQYIAFPKTADAIRRTQAEFVQVAGMPNVIGLIDCTHVALVPPAADEYRYRNRKMFRSINVQVTVDHNNLITNVVAKYPGSTHDSFIFEHCGLNRRLQSELYRDAFLLGDNGYKLLPWLMTPYLRPSTPKERSFNHAHRRTRSAIERTFGILKSRFRCLDFSGGAMLYKPPIVCKVIIACCMLHNIATANRLEIDLATDLTEHIEHQGDVSAEPTNRAGQLRRRQITEIYF, encoded by the exons ATGGATATGCTTCCGATCCTCTACGTGGCCATTCAAAATGACAGGATCATGGCTAGACAgcgcagacggaggcagaggaggcGTCCTCGAGTGTTCCGTCCTCGTGTGTCCTTTGCAGATTTTACGGACGCGGAGGTGTATCAGCAGTTTCGGCTGGATAGAGCTTCAATCCTAAGCCTCTATGAGAAGCTTGAAGTAGCTATCGGGGCTAAAACAGGACGGTCACATGCAGTGCCTGGACTCACCAAGATGGTCTCGGCCATCTATTATATGGCTAACGCGTCCTTCCAGCACTGCATTGCTGAGCGTTTTGGTTTTTCGCAACCAACCTTCAGCCGTTTTTTCCACGAGGTAGTGGATGAGCTGTTTAAGCTCTGTACACAGTACATCGCCTTCCCCAAAACTGCTGATGCCATCCGGAGGACGCAAGCGGAGTTTGTGCAAGTAGCGGGGATGCCCAACGTGATCGGGCTAATCGACTGCACACATGTGGCGTTGGTGCCTCCTGCGGCCGATGAATATCGGTACCGCAATCGAAAAATGTTTCGATCTATTAATGTGCAGGTCACCGTGGACCACAATAACCTCATAACGAATGTGGTCGCAAAGTACCCTGGCTCGACACACGATTCCTTTATCTTTGAACACTGTGGCCTCAATCGCCGGCTCCAGAGTGAATTGTACAGGGACGCCTTTCTGCTTG GTGATAATGGCTACAAATTATTGCCATGGTTGATGACACCATATTTGCGGCCAAGCACCCCTAAGGAGAGGAGCTTCAACCACGCACATCGAAGAACCAGAAGTGCCATTGAGAGGACCTTTGGAATTCTCAAGAGTCGGTTCCGCTGCCTGGATTTTTCAGGGGGGGCTATGCTCTACAAACCCCCCATTGTGTGCAAGGTCATTATAGCCTGTTGCATGTTACATAACATTGCAACAGCCAACAGGCTAGAAATTGACCTTGCAACAGATTTAACTGAGCATATAGAGCATCAGGGGGATGTGTCTGCTGAACCCACAAATAGAGCGGGACAACTAAGGCGCAGGCAAATCACTGAGATTTACTTTTAA